One part of the Sciurus carolinensis chromosome 4, mSciCar1.2, whole genome shotgun sequence genome encodes these proteins:
- the Ifng gene encoding interferon gamma — protein sequence MKYTSYFLAFQLCIILGSSSCYSQASINKEIENLKEYFNASTSDVGDGEPLFLDIMNNWKEESDQKVIQSQIVSFYFKLFEHLKNNKIIQKSMDTIKEDLIVKFFNSSVSKLEDFLKVSQIQVNDLQVQRKAISELFKVMSDLSPRSTLRKRKRSQSSILGRRASK from the exons ATGAAATACACAAGTTATTTCTTGGCCTTTCAGCTCTGCATCATTTTGGGATCTTCCAGCTGTTACTCCCAAGCCtcaattaataaagaaatagaaaatttaaaagaatatttt aatGCAAGTACTTCAGATGTGGGAGATGGGGAGCCTCTTTTCTTGGATATTATGAATAACTGGAAGGAA GAGAGTGACCAAAAAGTAATTCAGAGCCAAATTGTCTCTTTCTACTTCAAACTCTTTGAACACTTAAAAAACAACAAGATCATCCAAAAGAGCATGGACACCATCAAGGAGGACCTGATTGTTAAGTTCTTCAATAGCAGTGTCAGCAAACTGGAGGACTTCTTAAAGGTGTCTCAAATTCAG GTAAATGACCTGCAGGTCCAGCGCAAAGCAATCAGTGAGCTCTTCAAAGTGATGAGTGATCTGTCACCAAGATCTACCCTAAGGAAGCGAAAAAGGAGTCAGTCTTCGATTCTGGGTCGGAGAGCATCCAAATAA
- the LOC124982936 gene encoding LOW QUALITY PROTEIN: uncharacterized protein LOC124982936 (The sequence of the model RefSeq protein was modified relative to this genomic sequence to represent the inferred CDS: inserted 2 bases in 1 codon): MRVTNSVCVRKFNKISEHEGLAELLWTQDWRGQNREKRLQQEMRKKKLAREGWQDERGAEPNKQPAPPNQKLQTPQSLCCSEKLGHQIMLAIPSFNIGPSLRPTWDDCQQLLRILFTTEERERIQMEARKLVPGDDGQPTVNPDLINASFPLSRPPRDEWDYNTAEGAQVTDGSGKLLPMLTLTLEDEYRLHQQPHSPDKNIADWLAPKSQELFAFEWTDIDGGINGQLTWTRLPQGFKNSPTLFDEALHEDLGEFRQKHPNLTLLQYVDDLLIAAENRDECIQGTENLLQTLGTLGYRASAKKAQICRPEVTYLGYLLREGKRWLTPARKETVLRIPKPQSPRQVREFLGSAGFCRLWIPGFAELAKPLYEATKDKQPFNWTTEADTAFQQIKDALLSAPALGLPDVVKPFSLYIDESKGIAKGVLTQYLGPWRRPVAYLSKKLDPVAAGWPPCLRMIAATALMVKDADKLTMGQELHVITPHAIEGILRQPPDLWLSNARLTHYQSLLLNPLRIIFQAPSALNPATLLPDPDLDSPIHDCSEILAQVHGXHLQDHLLLDADAVWFTDGSSFLHQGQRYAGATVVTETEVIWAEPLPMGTSAQKAELIAMTKALTLGKDKKLTVYTDSRYAFATAHIHGAIYRERGMLTAEGKSIKNKEEIVSLIDALWLPKKLAIVHCPGHQKPSDPVSRGNCLADKVARNVALQRDVITVAQLPDSGPRTLPKDPTYTEEDLSWIHQQPLAQCLDGWWKDSENRIILPELMGQKVLCRLHRTWGHMSTHMGTRKLQDLVLQAGIRIKGVQNKIEQIVKNCRVCKLTNAGYNKCESGNRLRGDRPGAYWEVDFTEVKPGRYGYKYLLVFVDTFSGWVEAFPTKRETAQTVAKKILEDLLPRYGFPVM, encoded by the exons ATGCGCGTCACTAACAGTGTCTGTGtgagaaaattcaataaaatctcTGAACACGAAGGCTTGGCAGAGCTTCTCTG gacccaggactggAGGGGGCAGAACAGAGAGAAGCGGCTGCAacaggaaatgaggaagaaaaaactgGCTCGGGAGGGCTGGCAAGACGAACGCGGAGCTGAGCCCAACAAGCAGCCGGCCCCTCCCAACCAGAAACTCCAGACTCCACAATCGCTCTGCTGCTCCGAGAAACTGGGCCACCAGATAATGCTGGCAATCCCCAGCTTCAATATTGGCCCTTCTCTACGA cctacttgggatgactgtcaACAGCTACTCCGGATTCTGTTCACAACCGAGGAACGTGAAAGAATTCAGATGGAGGCCAGAAAGTTGGTTCCTGGAGACGATGGACAACCTACTGTAAACcctgacttaattaatgcttctttccctTTGTCCAGGCCCCCGCGAGATGAATGGGACTACAATACGGCTGAAG GTGCCCAGGTAACTGATGGATCTGGGAAATTGTTACCTATGCTAACTCTTACTTTGGAGGATGAATATCGGTTACACCAGCAACCGCACTCCCCTGATAAAAACATTGCAGACTGG ctagctccaaagagccaagagctatttgcttttgaatggacagacattgaCGGGGGTATCAATGGACAACTTACTTGGACGAGACTGCCGCAGggattcaaaaattctcccaCCCTGTTTGACGAAGCTCTACACGAAGACTTGGGTGAGTTCAGGCAAAAACATCCCAACCTAACCTTGTTACAATATGTAGATGATCTCCTTATAGCTGCAGAAAACCGGGATGAATGTATCCAAGGAACAGAAAATCTACTCCAGACACTGGGCACCTTGGGATATCGGGCGTCAGCAAAGAAAGCTCAAATCTGCAGACCCGAGGTAACGTACTTAGGCTATCTCCTAAGAGAAGGTAAACGATGGTTGACCCCAGCCCGCAAAGAAACTGTTTTAAGAATCCCAAAACCCCAGTCCCCACGCCAAGTAAGGGAATTCCTCGGGTCAGCTGGCTTCTGTCGACTCTGGATTCCAGGGTTTGCGGAACTAGCAAAACCACTGTATGAGGCCACAAAAGACAAGCAGCCTTTCAATTGGACAACAGAAGCAGATACAGCATTCCAACAAATCAAGGATGCCCTATTGTCAGCCCCAGCTCTGGGGCTTCCCGATGTCGTTAAACCGTTCTCCCTCTATATAGATGAAAGTAAAGGGATAGCAAAAGGAGTCTTAACTCAATACCTAGGCCCCTGGAGGAGACCGGTAGCATACCTGTCAAAGAAACTGGATCCAGTGGCTGCGGGCTGGCCCCCATGCCTACGTATGATTGCAGCCACAGCCTTAATGGTAAAAGATGCTGATAAATTAACAATGGGACAAGAATTACATGTGATCACTCCACACGCTATTGAAGGAATCTTGAGACAACCTCCAGATCTGTGGCTCAGTAATGCTCGGCTCACACATTATCAGAGCCTATTGCTTAATCCtctcagaattatttttcagGCACCCTCAGCCCTCAACCCTGCTACATTGCTTCCTGACCCTGATCTGGACTCACCTATACATGACTGCTCggaaatcctagcccaggttcatgg TCATCTGCAAGATCATCTGCTGCTTGATGCAGATGCAGTATGGTTCAcagatgggagcagctttctacatcagggtcaaaggtatgcgggtgcaacagtagtgactgagacagaggtaATTTGGGCTGAGCCCCTACCAAtgggcacctctgcccagaaggcagaactgatagccatGACTAAGGCACTAACattgggaaaagacaaaaaattgactgTATACACGGACAGTCGTTATGCCTTTGCAACTGCTCATATCCATGGGGCTATCtacagggaaaggggaatgctGACTGCAGAagggaaatctattaaaaacaaggaggaaattgtgtccctgatagACGCCCTCTGGTTACCAAAAAAACTGGCTATCGTACACtgccctgggcatcaaaaaccatctgatccagtatcAAGGGGCAACTGCTTGGCAGACAAGGTGGCACGTAACGTAGCCCTCCAGAGAGACGTGATCAcggttgctcaactcccagactctggcccacgaaccctcccaaaagacccaacctacacggaagaggacttatcatggattcACCAACAACCACTAGCCCAATGCTTAGATGGATggtggaaagactctgaaaaTCGGATAATACTTCCAGAACTGATGGGGCAAAAAGTGTTGTGCAGGCTCCACCGGACATGGGGACACATgtccacccacatggggacaaggAAATTACAGGACTTGGTGCTACAAGCAGGAATAagaattaaaggtgtgcaaaataagatagaacaaattgtcaaaaattgcagagtttgtaagttaacaaatgcTGGATATAACAAGTGTgaatcaggaaatagattaaggggggataggccaggagcatattgggaagttgatttcactgaagtaaaacctggaaggtatgggtataaatatctattagtttttgtagatactttttcaggatgggttgaagcattccccaccaagcGGGAAACGGCACAGACAGTGGCTAAAAAGATCTTagaggacctcctgccaaggtatggatttcctgtgatg